A genome region from Musa acuminata AAA Group cultivar baxijiao chromosome BXJ3-5, Cavendish_Baxijiao_AAA, whole genome shotgun sequence includes the following:
- the LOC103985258 gene encoding LOW QUALITY PROTEIN: transcription factor E2FB (The sequence of the model RefSeq protein was modified relative to this genomic sequence to represent the inferred CDS: substituted 1 base at 1 genomic stop codon), which translates to MTNPFNAERHNNLFSHQNQETEERKLADPRLRSTRSLYPQAPMSNHGSPSCNTLTSVGTCHYDSSLGLLTKKFINLLKHAEDSILDLNNVAETLEVLQMLNNVANVLVGIGLIEKKLKNKIHWKGQESQDNTRPGEVDTDISVLQVDVEKFALQECGFDDCIRCVETLSSQQICERLRVLIEDEINQKLVYVTEDDIKAPPCFQDETLIAVKAPHSTTLEVPDPDEVSNYLQRYMIVLRSTMGPIDVXLVSQFEVSGVEPSRRLVSGNSGELRVCCEPMLAELQRKRAEG; encoded by the exons ATGACGAATCCTTTTAATGCTGAAAGACATAATAATCTTTTCTCACACCAAAATCAGGAAACAGAAGAAAGAAAGCTGGCAGATCCAAGGTTGCGAAGTACAAGAAGTCTTTACCCTCAAGCCCCTATGTCAAACCATG GTTCACCTTCATGCAACACCTTGACTTCAGTTGGTACTTGCCATTATGACAGCTCTCTAG GACTCCTGACCAAAAAGTTCATCAATTTGCTTAAACATGCAGAGGACAGCATCCTTGATTTGAATAATGTTGCGGAAACACTTGAGGTACTGCAGATGCTTAATAAC GTGGCTAATGTCCTTGTAGGGATTGGACTTATAGAAAAGAAACTCAAGAACAAAATTCATTGGAA GGGACAAGAGTCACAAGACAACACAAGACCAGGAGAAGTTGATACTGATATCTCAGTACTACAG GTGGATGTTGAAAAATTTGCCCTGCAAGAGTGCGGTTTTGATGATTGTATCAG ATGCGTTGAAACACTTTCTTCACAGCAAATTTGTGAAAGACTGAGGGTCCTTATTGAAGATGAAATCAATCAAAA GTTGGTATATGTGACTGAAGATGACATCAAAGCTCCACCATGCTTTCAG GATGAAACATTAATAGCAGTAAAAGCACCTCATAGTACTACCCTGGAAGTTCCAGACCCTGATGAG GTGAGTAATTATCTGCAGAGATACATGATTGTCCTAAGAAGCACAATGGGCCCGATAGATGTTTAACTTGTTAG TCAATTTGAGGTGAGTGGTGTTGAGCCATCTCGAAGGCTCGTTTCTGGGAACTCTGGCGAACTCAGGGTCTGTTGCGAACCCATGCTGGCAGAGTTACAACGGAAGAGAGCAGAGGGTTAA